In Fusarium falciforme chromosome 9, complete sequence, the following are encoded in one genomic region:
- a CDS encoding HAUS6-N domain-containing protein, whose product MAAVQPTRTRSARLMAGFTNKSAQHAPPPAPSHAVSHGPSALSLFLTNLHLLDLDKLPDWPGICVETFVTGGSSAQGQKKRVQCVEWALFQLFALWDPEETKKKLKPFFPPLDQVQSINLRAALLRSLELAKKSGVLGRDAIVRKTMLDECRGERLEEVLSAFSSAVLKHVIAEELATSGEHSALALGLALEDRDYKSANTDLNIMVLAHKASVGRILRSKKAANNRFRDFASLLTDKEKDIAKRTEALQALEQEGKTISDDARLEMWRTIRNNWSGNERWMETLLYGDASSKKDALLGMPFDRVWRRVQQGRLGEIEEHGSGLLEQLDSRVRVQKERLEKWQSFRRQLSQHQPMPSPSKVKRRENREKGIDFGFGAHEALHSGRASPRKATIGQKRALGEEYDSLLRGLDEQLESAKPQKSSALAFLQRPAALNAPEINIPAPAVEEEEGEISELEEEDPFTESPIKSFKTRLDMTRRMPVRPKLVHRDDSFASISSSTRNLRKPSEDEARILRASSVERTSSPEPEEEPDDDPTIAVTPPRPEHEASPELSPEPSPEPSPNQEMADQILESMEQASPSPKKRPRPRHTLSLAERTRLSMAHGSFAFPDLDEPELPIAPTPTDSAPTPDENSQTLVNDEFEDLSARTRKSMAGFEKARQKAQIERRRSLRKSRVPPRKEGSYFPKVEEEDKTILTEELMAEEDMEAVFRSRPKIKASPLPSPTRDWEDDEYM is encoded by the exons atggctgcCGTCCAGCCCACACGCACTCGGTCGGCCCGGTTGATGGCTGGCTTCACCAACAAGTCGGCCCAACATGCACCTCCACCAGCACCATCACACGCTGTCAGCCACGGACCCTCTGCTCTTTCGCTGTTCTTGACCAAcctgcatcttcttgacctcgataAGCTTCCAGATTGGCCGGGAATATGCGTCGAGACTTTTGTGACGGGCGGTTCGAGTGCACAGGgtcagaagaagagggtgCAATGTGTCGAGTGGGCTCTCTTCCAGCTCTTTGCCCTGTGGGATCCTgaagagaccaagaag aagctgaagccCTTTTTTCCTCCCCTCGATCAGGTCCAGTCGATCAACCTCCGAGCCGCCCTACTACGATCACTCGAGCTTGCCAAGAAGAGCGGAGTCCTTGGAAGAGATGCCATTGTACGAAAGACTATGCTGGATGAATGCAGGGGCGAAAGACTGGAGGAGGTTCTTTCTGCCTTTTCTTCTGCCGTTTTGAAGCATGTCATTGCTGAAGAGTTGGCAACAAGCGGTGAACATTCCGCCCTGGCCCTTGGACTGGCCCTTGAGGATCGCGACTACAAGAGCGCCAATACGGACCTCAATATTATGGTTTTGGCTCACAAGGCCTCTGTCGGCCGGATTTTGAGGAGCAAGAAAGCCGCCAACAACAGATTCCGCGATTTCGCCAGCTTGTTGACCGACAAAGAGAAGGACATTGCAAAGAGGACCGAAGCACTGCAGGCCCTGGAACAAGAGGGCAAGACAATCTCTGACGATGCGAGGCTGGAAATGTGGCGCACCATCCGAAACAACTGGTCCGGAAACGAGCGATGGATGGAGACTTTGTTGTATGGCGACGCAAGCTCCAAGAAGGACGCCCTATTGGGCATGCCTTTTGATCGAGTCTGGAGGAGAGTTCAACAAGGTCGACTGGGAGAAATCGAAGAGCATGGAAGCGGTCTTTTGGAGCAACTCGATAGCCGGGTTCGAGTTCAAAAGGAACGACTTGAAAAGTGGCAGAGTTTCCGAAGGCAACTATCTCAGCATCAACCTATGCCATCTCCTTCAAAGGTTAAGCGACGAGAGAACAGAGAGAAGGGTATCGACTTTGGATTTGGCGCTCACGAGGCTTTGCATTCCGGAAGAGCAAGCCCTAGAAAGGCGACCATTGGACAGAAACGAGCTTTGGGCGAGGAGTACGATAGTCTACTCCGCGGTTTGGACGAGCAACTTGAGAGCGCAAAACCTCAAAAGTCTTCGGCTTTGGCCTTTTTGCAACGACCTGCTGCGCTGAACGCACCGGAGATCAACATTCCAGCCCCAGCtgtggaggaagaagagggggaGATCAGTgagctggaggaagaggacccATTCACCGAGTCACCGATTAAGTCGTTTAAGACGAGGCTGGATATGACTAGGAGAATGCCAGTCCGACCAAAGCTCGTCCATCGCGACGACTCGTTTGCTTCCATTTCGTCGAGCACGAGAAACCTTCGCAAGCCATCTGAAGACGAGGCCCGTATTCTTCGTGCCTCGTCGGTCGAGCGCACCAGCTCTCCAGAGCCCGAGGAGGAACCTGATGATGATCCCACTATTGCAGTGACTCCTCCACGACCCGAACATGAGGCTTCACCCGAGTTGTCTCCCGAGCCATCTCCTGAGCCCTCACCTAACCAGGAAATGGCCGATCAGATCCTCGAGTCTATGGAACAAGCGTCTCCTTCGCCAAAGAAGCGACCCAGGCCTCGACACACCCTCTCCCTTGCTGAACGCACTCGCCTTTCTATGGCTCATGGATCATTTGCTTTCCCTGATCTTGATGAGCCTGAGCTACCCATTGCTCCGACACCCACAGATTCGGCCCCGACCCCGGATGAAAACAGCCAGACTCTTGTGAATGACGAGTTTGAGGATCTTAGTGCTCGAACTCGCAAGAGCATGGCTGGCTTCGAAAAGGCCAGACAAAAAGCTCAGATCGAGAGAAGACGTTCTCTCAGAAAATCCAGAGTGCCACCAAGAAAGGAAGGAAGCTACTTCCccaaggttgaagaggaggacaagaCGATATTGACCGAGGAACTCATGGCAGAGGAGGATATGGAGGCTGTTTTCCGGTCCCgacccaagatcaaggcgaGCCCCCTACCGAGTCCTACTCGTGACTGGGAGGACGATGAGTACATGTAA
- a CDS encoding PWI domain-containing protein — translation MAYNPYGNNPYGAPPAYGGYPGSHNAPPGMAPPPGLGPPPGMSSAPGMAPPGVQQSSATQANRPSGLPPNFQAPANMPNINFNAPVIRLGTSAGKLGTPTAGGRGDMPGPGAGGRPGLGMERGADQGRGAREAPQVLVPPTNEEKLRTIFIHQIPDGVGGDQGMERLLGAVGKLRKWDSAASVTEDHKGVKFGFALFEDPWSLSTAIKLLHENEVEVPVKRQQATAEAPKDDSYEGIEKVKLQVAVDESSLKYIESYEESQDGSLGTEKLEAAKAALKEVIHDMFYPNSNTSSESQDVTMGNTESGDNVEVVNIPLAQDDELADIPAEMREVVAQEIAAFRERSNQRDLERLRREEEMEEMERRRNGPSRPSRLDSPPASANNIPLGPRGSIPNAPSGPKGQNGQGRIAFVNGGISNTDLSINQEDEDTDASDAELNRRQQSKKQAEEEKAYLEAERKWSNRERSRQAAIERERERERQDAESLERRKEEQLEREKSWDDEKEASRKAHSYYRDHSGWARKRSGDRADEEGRDEADRRAEHDEQRREKVEMERARGMADSFLDKQAEEMEQRQAPSVAAPQPFKLSLGAAAQKAQASRAAPQRRTIAEVEGLLDDEEGDASTKRQLIPIQFEPTSATASMTEEEISQAVRALAQEIPSDKEGLWSWDVKWDYMDEGIVRDKLRPFVEKKIVEYLGVQEEMLVEAVEEHLRAHGTATALVEELEGALDDEAEDLVKKLWRMVIFFTESEKRGLPG, via the exons ATGGCTTACAATCCGTATGGAA ATAACCCTTATGGCGCGCCTCCTGCCTATGGAGGATACCCCGGATCTCACAATGCCCCCCCAGGCATGGCCCCTCCACCTGGTCTAG GACCTCCTCCAGGCATGTCTTCTGCTCCGGGAATGGCACCTCCGGGTGTCCAGCAGTCTAGCGCCACGCAAGCTAATCGTCCAAGCGGCCTCCCGCCCAACTTCCAAGCGCCGGCCAACATGCCCAACATCAACTTCAACGCCCCCGTGATTCGACTCGGTACATCGGCCGGCAAGCTTGGCACGCCGACGGCGGGCGGCAGAGGCGACATGCCAGGCCCCGGTGCTGGTGGGCGACCCGGCTTGGGAATGGAGAGGGGGGCTGACCAGGGCCGAGGAGCGAGGGAGGCGCCGCAGGTGCTTGTGCCCCCGACGAACGAGGAGAAGCTACGGACGATCTTTATACATCAGATTCCCGACGGTGTAGGCGGCGATCAGGGTATGGAGCGGTTGCTCGGGGCTGTTGGAAAGCTGCGCAAGTGGGATTCGGCGGCTAGCGTGACCGAAGACCACAAGGGCGTCAAGTTTGGATTCGCCTTGTTCGAGGACCCATGGTCGCTTTCGACTGCGATCAAGCTCCTGCACGAAAACGAAGTGGAAGTCCCTGTGAAGCGACAGCAGGCGACAGCCGAAGCTCCCAAGGATGACTCTTACGAGGGCATTGAGAAGGTCAAGCTTCAAGTGGCTGTCGACGAGAGCTCACTCAAGTACATCGAATCATACGAGGAGAGTCAGGATGGTTCTTTGGGTacggagaagctggaggcagccaaggcggCACTCAAGGAGGTTATCCACGACATGTTTTACCCCAACAGCAACACATCGAGCGAATCCCAGGACGTCACGATGGGCAACACCGAGTCTGGCGACAACGTCGAAGTCGTGAACATCCCTCTCGCGCAGGACGATGAGCTTGCGGACATTCCGGCTGAGATGCGAGAAGTTGTGGCTCAGGAGATTGCGGCATTCCGCGAGCGTAGTAATCAGCGGGATCTGGAGCGTctgagaagagaggaagagatggaggagatggagagacGACGAAACGGACCTTCTCGGCCATCTCGACTTGACTCACCACCTGCGAGCGCCAACAACATTCCCCTTGGTCCTCGTGGAAGCATCCCGAATGCGCCTTCAGGACCCAAGGGACAGAACGGGCAGGGTCGTATTGCGTTTGTCAATGGCGGCATCTCCAACACAGACCTGTCTATCAAccaggaagacgaggatACAGACGCTAGTGACGCAGAGTTGAATCGCCGTCAGCAGtccaagaagcaggccgaAGAGGAAAAGGCATACCTCGAAGCCGAGCGGAAGTGGAGCAACCGAGAACGATCGAGACAAGCAGCAATAGAACGCGAGCGAGAGCGCGAACGCCAGGACGCCGAGTCTTTGGAACGAAGAAAGGAGGAGCAGCTTGAGAGGGAGAAGTCTTGGGACGATGAGAAGGAGGCAAGTCGTAAGGCGCACTCGTACTACCGAGATCACAGTGGATGGGCCCGTAAGAGGTCAGGCGATCGAGCAGATGAGGAGGGACGAGATGAAGCGGACAGGAGAGCTGAGCACGATGAGCAACGTCGTgagaaggtcgagatggagagagcACGTGGCATGGCAGATTCATTCCTCGACAAgcaggccgaggagatggagcagCGACAGGCTCCCTCGGTGGCAGCACCTCAGCCGTTCAAGCTGTCACTCGGTGCCGCAGCTCAGAAGGCTCAGGCATCCAGGGCGGCTCCTCAACGGCGCACCATCGCCGAGGTGGAGGGTCTTttggacgatgaggagggtgACGCGTCGACTAAGCGACAGCTGATCCCTATCCAGTTCGAACCCACGTCCGCGACGGCTTCAATgacagaggaagagatctCGCAGGCTGTTCGGGCTCTTGCGCAGGAGATTCCCTCGGATAAGGAAGGTCTGTGGAGCTGGGACGTCAAGTGGGATTACATGGACGAGGGCATCGTGCGGGACAAGCTCCGGCCGTttgtggagaagaagattgtCGAGTATCTTGGCGTGCAAGAGGAGATGCTCGTCGAGGCTGTGGAGGAGCATCTCCGAGCTCACGGGACTGCGACGGCATTGGTGGAGGAACTGGAGGGG GCACTCGACGATGAGGCAGAGGATCTTGTCAAGAAGCTCTGGCGTATGGTCATCTTCTTTACCGAGAGCGAGAAGCGAGGACTTCCAGGATGA
- a CDS encoding Zn(2)-C6 fungal-type domain-containing protein has product MASRSDSGVPLLKTCQTCFHAKIRCEKSQDSGKCDRCLRLGKTCVFNPSRRRKALRPGPPKNLDASPTRSRSPSITSANAASTSKDATGSSPAFSNTPGSIDTDATSSPFARGLLSFEHGQDLLDLFRTKMTPHFPFVVVQENVTIQDLVREKPALCVAILSAASHGDPKLQRALGQMFNEIVAVRLIKGPFATIDMLQGLLVHLAWAHYQQGRMKYSQHLSLAGSIVSDMRLDRPRVASLWALSRETKQSVGSLNHDEMRALAGIYYLSSSSAVLLQKSHHFRYTPYILECCHQLTARTSQSTDKHLPYIIYLQKLTEEVDDAVTGATSAQSTTTQQLPAELHRIRERYMTTKASLPFPLSESPTILLQLHVLDLLICQPSPDGVSYGPNGFQSLQAAGDQNRLLDWLSQSISAAKSLISVVLVLPQGEEGAMPNTGWIMLYCAVSLAVRLDLVAAQAENAQTTGHLRRILDMPHTLRQIVLRMEAASGPDAGDGEKDPFYGLSRRARRIEKWYLERCGPTDSPDVASLFNPSVSSPANALAAPDLGLTPSSFGEPSSMVPSLQVTGETDESWTSNLLADLDAEIGMNNFLYTGPFEFLGDHQF; this is encoded by the exons ATGGCTTCGCGTTCAGACTCTGGAGTTCCTCTCCTCAAGACGTGCCAGACGTGCTTCCACGCCAAGATCCGATGCGAAAAGTCACAGGACTCGGGCAAGTGCGATAGATGCCTGCGGCTCGGAAAGACATGCGTCTTTAACCCGTCTCGGCGCCGGAAGGCCCTACGGCCAGG ACCACCAAAGAATCTCGATGCAAGCCCTACGAGATCGAGATCACCATCAATCACGTCTGCCAATGCAGCTTCTACTTCGAAAGATGCCACTGGCAGTTCACCGGCTTTCTCCAACACGCCGGGCAGCATTGACACGGACGCGACTTCAAGTCCGTTTGCCCGCGGTCTGCTATCATTTgaacatggccaagatctTTTGGACTTGTTTCGGACCAAGATGACACCCCATTTCCCGTTTGTAGTGGTCCAGGAGAACGTGACTATCCAGGATCTCGTCCGGGAGAAGCCAGCACTCTGCGTGGCCATACTCTCAGCAGCTTCACATGGGGATCCCAAGCTTCAACGCGCTCTGGGTCAAATGTTCAATGAGATCGTGGCCGTTCGATTAATCAAGGGCCCTTTTGCCACCATCGACATGTTGCAGGGGCTGCTGGTGCACTTGGCATG GGCACATTATCAACAAGGGAGGATGAAGTACTCTCAGCATCTGTCACTAGCTGGTAGTATTGTCTCGGACATGAGGCTGGATAGACCGCGGGTGGCTAGTCTCTGGGCGCTGAGCAGAGAAACGAAGCAATCTGTCGGCAGTCTCAACCACGATGAGATGCGAGCCCTGGCagggatatattatctctcgTCAAG TTCGGCAGTTCTACTGCAAAAGTCTCACCACTTCAGATACACCCCTTACATCCTCGAGTGCTGCCATCAACTCACAGCAAGAACAAGCCAATCAACCGATAAACACCTCCCATACATCATCTACCTTCAGAAACTTACCGAAGAAGTCGACGACGCCGTAACAGGAGCCACTTCTGCACAATCAACCACAACACAACAACTTCCAGCCGAACTCCATCGGATAAGAGAACGATACATGACGACAAAAGCGTCACTGCCCTTTCCTCTAAGTGAAAGTC CAACCATTCTCTTGCAGCTGCACGTCCTCGATCTTCTCATCTGTCAACCTTCACCAGACGGCGTCTCATACGGACCCAACGGCTTCCAAAGCCTCCAAGCAGCAGGCGACCAAAACCGTCTCCTCGACTGGCTATCCCAAAGCATCTCGGCAGCCAAATCTCTTATCAgcgtcgtcctcgtcttgcCTCAAGGTGAAGAGGGCGCGATGCCAAATACCGGGTGGATCATGCTCTATTGTGCGGTGTCGCTCGCGGTTCGGCTCGATCTCGTGGCTGCGCAGGCGGAGAATGCCCAGACGACAGGACATCTTCGTCGTATCCTCGACATGCCTCATACTCTCCGACAGATCGTGCTTCGAATGGAGGCTGCTTCAGGCCCAGATGCAGGCGACGGAGAAAAGGATCCATTCTATGGTCTCTCGCGACGAGCAAGGCGCATAGAAAAGTGGTATCTCGAACGTTGCGGTCCAACCGACTCACCAGATGTCGCAAGCCTCTTTAACCCATCTGTATCCTCACCAGCCAATGCCCTCGCCGCTCCAGATCTCGGTCTCACACCATCATCTTTCGGAGAGCCGAGCAGTATGGTACCGAGTCTGCAAGTAACAGGCGAGACGGACGAATCGTGGACGTCGAACCTCTTGGCCGACCTTGATGCCGAGATTGGAATGAACAACTTTTTGTATACGGGGCCATTCGAGTTTCTAGGAGACCATCAGTTCTAG
- a CDS encoding PKS-ER domain-containing protein translates to MTESQAWVFSQRGLPWDVLNLTTRPIPTLPPPLPLPSDVPKPEEWILVKVAFVGLNPGAIFQMTLVPPFIRQASCVPEMDFSGTVIDVWHPDENAGEASKRFKKGDKILAMLPASHTLPTGTGALAQHVRIPARYAVHKPEHVSFGDGAGCLLPGLTARQLVNESGAKAGDRVLVNAASGGIGTNVVQMLRKVVGKEGCIVGICSGKNAEMVKSIGADEVIDYTQHNDLPGHLTTRFSSNPFNAIIDTLGHQSLYLASPAYLVPEGNYSSVGIKPPTFFVPDFLRAVLQMKLNEWWPVSRWLGGVGRRWLGTSMMSPTLEDRQAAVDMLGRGDIRLVRDSVWSFAETKEAYMKLGGLHARGKVLVKVDEQIGDDEC, encoded by the exons ATGACAGAGTCACAAGCTTGGGTGTTTTCCCAGCGTGGCCTTCCCTGGGACGTTCTGAATCTCACAACTCGCCCGATCCCGACCCTACCACCACCTCTCCCACTTCCCAGCGACGTTCCGAAGCCAGAAGAATGGATTCTCGTCAAGGTCGCATTTGTTGGTCTCAACCCCGGCGCGATCTTCCAAATGACTCTCGTCCCGCCTTTTATCCGACAAGCTTCCTGTGTGCCCGAGATGGACTTTTCCGGTACCGTGATCGATGTTTGGCATCCTGATGAAAACGCGGGAGAGGCAAGCAAGCGGTTCAAGAAAGGTGACAAGATCCTCGCCATGCTACCGGCTAGTCACACCCTTCCCACAGGCACTGGTGCTCTGGCTCAGCACGTCCGTATTCCGGCTAGATACGCCGTCCACAAGCCCGAGCATGTGAGCTTTGGCGACGGAGCAGGATGTTTGCTACCTGGCTTGACAGCGCGACAGCTGGTGAATGAGTCTGGTGCCAAGGCTGGAGACAGAGTGTTGGTGAACGCGGCCAGTGGAGGAATCGGAACGAATGTCGTGCAAATGCTTCGAAAGGTTGTTGGAAAGGAGGGATGCATCGTGGGTATCTGTAGTGGAAAGAATGCTGAGATGGTCAAGAGTATTGGAGCCGATGAG GTCATCGACTACACTCAACACAACGATCTTCCTGGACATCTCACGACTCGCTTTTCCTCCAACCCcttcaacgccatcatcGACACCCTCGGTCACCAGTCACTATACCTTGCATCTCCCGCCTACCTCGTTCCCGAAGGAAACTACTCTTCCGTCGGCATCAAACCGCCAACCTTCTTCGTCCCCGACTTTCTCCGCGCAGTACTCCAAATGAAGCTCAACGAATGGTGGCCAGTCTCGCGATGGCTCGGCGGAGTCGGACGACGATGGTTGGGCACATCGATGATGAGCCCTACCCTTGAGGATCGTCAGGCCGCTGTCGACATGCTTGGGCGAGGCGACATTCGACTGGTGAGGGATAGTGTGTGGTCGTTCGCAGAGACAAAGGAGGCGTATATGAAGCTTGGTGGACTTCATGCCAGAGGTAAGGTGTTGGTCAAGGTGGACGAGCAaattggagatgatgagtgTTGA